Below is a genomic region from Fodinibius saliphilus.
AGTATTTGGTTTTCACACTCAATTAATGTCTTTAATATATGATCATCATCGATATTAAATTTTTTTAGCTGTAGTAGGCTCATAACTACCGCTAAATTATTTTTTACTCTGTGATGCACTTCCTTAAGTAGTACTTTTTTTTCTACTAAGGAAGTCTCCAATTTATTCATGTATTCAACTCTTTCAGAAATATCACAGTATAGTATGTAATAAATAGTTTCATGGTTTGTAACGACAACAGGTATACCTGCTACTAACACTTCAACTTCAGTTCCGTCTTTACAAATCCGAATAGATTCTTCTTCAAATGTCCCTTCTTTATCTACCTCTTTTAGTTTGATTAGATCTTTATTCCCCTCTTCTCGATGACAGGTAGAAATTAAATCATCAATATTTTTACCAATAACCTCTTCTTTTTTGTATTTAAAGATCTTCTCAAATTTATTATTTGAATCTAGCAAGTTTCCATTAGAATCAACTGTAACAATTCCAACGGGTGCATTTTCAAAAAGTTTAGATTGGAGCTTATTCTTGTATTTTAGCCTTTGCTCAAATTCAATACGTTCAGAAATATCAATCCCTGTACCCATAATATAGTATTCCCCATTTTGCTTGAAACGGGTACTAGTTATTTGATACCATCCATGTGATCCGTTTTTTCTTTTAAGTTTATCTACGAATTTAACACCACCGGACTTAAATACAGACTGAATTCTCTTCTTAATTCGTTCATGGTCCTCTTCAAAATGAAAATCAAGAGGATGCATAATCTCAATTTCTTCCCTGGTGTAACCAAGTTCCTCAACAAAATTATCATTTACCCTAATAAAATTTCTTTCTTTATTAAGTATATAAAAAAAACCCGGTATTACATCTAGAATCTTTCTATTCGGAATATTCTTCATTCAACATTGGCTTTTTTTAGACCTTAAACTTATTTAATGCCTGTTTGTAGTTGCGACTCATTTTAATTTTTTTCCCATTTAATAAAAAAATATGGGCATCTCCTGTGAACCAAGGTTCAATTGCTTTAACTTTGTTAATATTAACAATCGAAGAGCGATGAACTCTGATAAAATTCTGTGGATCAAGCTTTTTCAGTAGTTTCTTTAAAGAAGATCTGATTATGTATTCGGTATTTTCCAAATGAAGAATAGCGTAATTGCCAGAAGATTCTATCCAAAATATTTTTGATACTCCCACAAGGATTTGTCGATCTGAATCTTTAGCCAAAATTTTTGTTAAAAAGGTTTGATTATTCTCCATTTTAAGTAGCAAAGATCATTTTAAAATTCTTTTGGTCGAGATAATCTAAAACACTTCAAATAACACGAAATAACTTGATTTGAAGCCAAATAAAGTTATTTAATAAAAAACTTACTATACTCTTGTTACTTACTGACACATATAGTTGTAAGACGAATTTTTGTGTGTTATTTCTCAGAAACAATCTAAGATGCTCCGTTTTTATATTTCTAGGTTATCTGTATAGTACAAACAATATTAATCCAGTATCAATATAGATACTAGTTATTAATTACTCGGTTCTGGATAGGACTACAGCAGTCATGTCATCAAACAGGTTTGACTGCTGACTATGTTTGGTGCTGTCATTGAAAATATTGTCAATTAATTCTGAAGATGAATTCCTAACAGCTTTTAATAGCAATCGTTGTAACCGTTTTTCACCATACTCCTCATTTCTTTTATCACGACTGTCGATTAATCCATCAGAATAAATGACTAGCTTATCTCCTGGTATAAATTTAATTGTTTCACTTTCAAATTTTTGATTCTCCATAACCCCCAACGGAACCCCTCCTTTCATAAGTCGATCAAAACTTTTATCTGTGTGGATTAAAAATGGATATTCATGACCTGCATTTGAGTATGTGAAGGAATGGGATCGAAGGTTAAGGATCCCTACAAATAGGGTAGCAAACTTATCGTTACTAGTATTTTGAAAGAGTTTATTGTTAACATTTTCTAGCAGTACTTCTATTTCGGAGTGACAAGGCAGTTCACCACGAATAAGAGCCTGTAAGTTAGACATCAACAAAGATGCGGGCAGTCCTTTTCCACTTACATCTCCCAAACAAATCACCCATCTATGGTCATCCAGTTTGATAAAATCATAATAATCTCCACCAACAGTCTTAGCCGTTATGTTTTTACCTAATAAGTTGTATTGTTTTAGTAAGGGAGCTTCGTCGGGTAGTAGTTGCCCCTGAATTTTATTTGCTACCTCAACTTCTTTTTCAATTTCATTTAGCCTCTGCTCCTTTTCATTGAGACGAGCATTTTCTAACACCTGAGCCGATTGGGATCCAATGATCGAAAGCAGCTGTTCATCTTGTTTTGTAAAGCTTCCAGAATTTTTCTTGTTATAAATACTTAAGACACCAATCAGTTGAGAACGCACCATTAATGGAACTGATAAAATAGATTTGAGACCTCTTTTATTTTTTTTGTCAATATACTTTGTATTTACCTGTGGATCATTTACCCGTAAGGGTTTTTGGTTTGACTCGATCCATCCCAAAATATTCTCTTGTGGACCGATAGTCGAAAGCTCTTTTGAACTGCAGGTACTCTTTACCAACATTTCAGTATTTCCTTCATCCTTTTCTCGAATAAGCACAATATTCCCTTGCTCGGCACCAATAAAACAGATAGCTCTATCTATAATGGAATCCATAATTTTATTGGTATCAATAGTACCGCTGATTGAAAGTGACAGATCGTTTAACATGGTAAGCTCATCAAGAGCCCTTCGGAGACTATCACTTTCATCAGACAACTCCTTTGACTTATTCACTAAATCTGCTACAGGTGAAATATCCATGCGAATTATTTTTTATTACCGTTCATATTAAAGACGAATGAAATATTAAGAAGACGACATAGCCTTTCTATTATTTCTCACGAGTCATTTCGTCTTTTCCAATTAGTGATTCGTCTTTAAAGTAGAAATCAATCCTAAAAACAGACTAGTTACAATGAATACACAAGCTCCTGTAGCAATTATTGGTGCTGGCCCAGTTGGGCTGGCGGCAGCAGCTCACCTGATCGAACGAGGAAAGCAACCTATTATATTTGAGGCAGGCAATGAAATTGGATACTCCATTAAACAATGGCAACATGTTCAACTTTTTTCTCCATGGGAATTTAATGTCGATAAAGCATCAAAAAGACTACTCCAAAAAGAAGGATGGGAGATGCCCCCCGAAGATCAACTGCCAACGGGGAAAGAACTTCGCGAAGAGTATTTGCTACCCTTGGCTTCATTACCCACCATGCAATCCCAAATTAAACTAAATGCAGAAGTAACAGCCGTAAGCAAAAAAAACTGGGATAAAGTAAAAGATTACGACCGAGAAAAATATCCATATGTACTCAAGGTGAAACTAGCTAAGGATCAAGAATATATAATTGAAGCGAAGTCTGTAATTGATGCATCCGGAACTTGGTTTAATCCTAACCCTATAGGGTCCAGTGGTATTCCAGCACCTGGTGAAAAACATAACCAAGGATATATTGCATATGGTATCCCAGATGTTAAGGAGCGACTAAAGAAGGAGTATCAAAATAAGTCGGTCACTGTAGTAGGAAGTGGGCACTCTGCCATGCAGGTCGTACTGGATCTTCTGAAATTGCAAGAATCTCATCCTGAGACAAAAATACATTGGATTATGCGATCAACAAACTTAGATAAGGTTTTTGGGGGCGGTGAAGACGACCAACTTGAAGCTCGTGGAGAGCTAGGTATCCGAGCTCGAAAAGCGATAGAGAACGATCAGATCAAATTGCATACTCCTTTTCTCCTTCAACGGATTGAGGAGATAGAAGATCATCCACATAATCTTAGGATAACAGGAGATCAAAATGGCAGTCAAAAATACTTTACCACTGATCGCATTGTCGGGACCACTGGCTTTCGGCCAGATCTTAATATGATCCGTGAGGTACGAACCAATATCGATCCCGGCATTGAATCAGTGGGAGATCTTGCTCCTCTAATTGATCCTAATATCCATAGTTGTGGTACTGTTCATCCTCACGGGATAAATGAGCTCAAACATCCAGATGAAAACTTTTTTATAACTGGTATCAAAAGTTATGGACGGGCGCCTAACTTTTTGCTGGCAACTGGTTACGAACAAGTACGGTCTATTGCAGCTTATTTGACAGGTGACTACGAAGCAGCCAATTCCATTGAGTTAAATCTGCCGGATACCGGTGTCTGTTCAACTGATTTTATCCTGGATACCGAAAAAAACGGCAACTCTGAGAATAGCACAAATACTGGATGTTGTGGAACCAATAAACAAGAAACTCAACAAGAAAACGACTGCTCTTGTTAAGAAGATGATAAGTAAAATTAAATCACTACTTAAGACAACAAATAAAAAACAAATTCGGCTCGTAATATACCTGTCAATTACCCAGCTAATTGGCTGGGGAACCTTATATTATGCTTTCTCTCTTTTTGTGGATCCATTACATACTACCTACGGATGGACTAAATCTGAGATCAATACTGCATTGACGTTAGGATTTATTACTTGGGCTGCTTCAGCTCCATTTATAGGTACTGCTCTTGACAGTTTTGGAGGCAGGAAAGTAATGAGCTTTGGGTCTTTACTTGGTGCAATTTCATTACTAGTATGGGCTCAAAGCTCCTCCCTTTTTATGCTTTATGGAGCTTGGATACTGATGGGGGTGGCTATGGCGTCAGCTCTCTATAAGCCTGCTTTTTATGTTTTGACAATGAGGTTTCCAGAGTCGTACAAAAAAGTAATCACTTGGTTGACACTTGCTGGTGGTTTTGCCAGCACCATTTTTATACCAGCAATAGAATTTGCTATCAATACTATTGGTTGGCACTATTCTCTGATAAGCATGGCAGCCTGTAACTTATTTATAGCAGTACCCATTCATTTTTTAAAATTGCCTAGTAAAGACTCTTATAAAAAGCAAAGGACACCAAACAAAAAATTGCTTGATTTTCAGTTGTTCAAAGAGGACGATTTCAAAGTCCAAACATTTTGGGGCCTCAATCTTTGGTTTGTTATTCTGAATAGCATAACTACAGGAATCACCTTTTTACTTATACCCTTGCTGTCTGAAGTTGGAACTGACCAAAGTATCATCATTTTCAGCTTTTCAATGATTGGACCAATGCAAGTTGTAGGCAGATTCATAATGATGTGGTTTGATAAAAATCTACATGCTCTTAAAGTGGGAACGATCGTTACTTTGCTTGCACCTTTAGGTATTGCGTTTGCTGCCATTTTCCCCAAAAGTCTCATTGCTTTACTTTTATTCGCAATATTTTTCGGAACCTCTAAGGGTATTATGACAATTATTAAAGGAACAATCGTGGCGGAACAAATGGACTTTTCAGTCTATGCTCGCACAAATGGATGGCTTGCTCTATTTTCTAAAATAGCAAAGGCCGTAACTCCTACAGCAATGGCTGGATTATGGGCATTGACCGGTGACCCAATTTTAACACTTGGTGTAATTGGATTACTTGGAATTATTGCACCGCTGGGAATTTGGCTTGTAAAAAAAGATAATAACTAATAATGAACATACTACTTAGCTGATTCACAACCAATGATCTCTCCATGCTGATTGTATTTTAGCTGGCAGCAACGCTTTCGAAACTCAGCTAAAATAACACTACGTGCCTTCTGCACCCTCGATTTGAAGGTACTGTAAGGCAAGTCGAGGTAATTAGCTGCCTCTTTTTGAGTAAGGGATTTTGTAAAAACATCAAGCAAAATATCTTGTTGCTCTTGACTGTATTCTTCAATTAGCTCATACAAACAGTCCGAAATTAATTCTATATCAGAAACCTGCTCGTGGAAATCAGTAGAATCGATAATTTCTGAATCAATAAGCGAATCTTCTTTTTTCTTTCGAGTATAATCAATAAGCGTATTTTGAGCTATTCTGAAGACCCAAGCCTCATGATTGTCTACATTTTTTAACTTTTCTTTATTACTTAAAACTTTATTGAATGTGTCCTGTGTCAGGTCTTTGGCCACTTCCCTTTTTCCCACCTGATCCAACAGGTAGTAACGAACTTCTTCAGAGTACTTTTTGTATAGTTCCTCAGTCATTACCGTGTGGTTTATTAGAATGAAATATTTATTATATCGTAAATTTACGATGAAGCAAAATATTGTTTTAGCACATTTTACTTATCAATTGGCTTTTTATGCATTACCGTAACATTTAAAAGACAAATAATTGAAAACTCATTACTACTTTGTAATAAAACATGTACTTGATGACGATCTATTCCCTTATAAAAAAGTTTTGCCGGTTTGTTATCAGCAAATACAATTCTTTGATATTTGCCTCTGCTGCATAAATTTTAAGCTTTTAAAATAGTCTTTTCACGAACACTCTCTGATGATATTCTATTGATACAACTAACAAATTCAAAAGGCTATGGGTAAAGAGTGACTCTATCCCAATAGGTCCTACTATTTACTCGTTATTCTCTATTATTAAATAATGCTTAATATTCTAAACAAAAGTATCTTGATTGGGCAGTTCATATTTTCAATATAAGTTCAGGATTATAATAATCAACTTTTGCTTTTTTAATTGATAACGATTTGAAGTCAAATAAAACGCTTAATAATCTATTTAAAATGTAGTCTTATAGTTTGGAAGGTTTTGAATATCAGGTCGCATTATCTCTAACAATGACTTTCCTGCTCTATTTACCAAAAGAAGCAACCCACCAATAAGGGATATATTTAAAAGTATTGCCGATGGAGGACTAGCTAAAAAAAGTAAGACAAGAACTCTATCCCCAATAAGAATTGATAATGCATAATTATATTTATGCTTGACCAACAATAAGAATCCTGCTGCTATTTCAGTTAATGCAACAACAGCAAATGAATCTGGAATAATGGGTCCTAAAGTTTGGTTTAAAGATATATTAATGCTGGCTGGGGAAATACATTCCATAATTCCTAAACAAATGCATGTAAATGCAATACAAAACCTACCTACTGTAGTTTTCTTCTCATTCATGATCTTCATCTATATTCGTCTTTATTTAAAAGACGAATGAGATTAAAAAAAGACGAAACGACTTAAATACTTAATCAATCAGCTATTTAATAGGCTATTTCCTATTCAGTTCAGAAGAACAATCCAGTAGTTCTTAGTTAGCTTTAGCATTATTACAAATTAGATAATCAAAGGTAATTACCACAGGGACAACATAGGGACAAACAGAATTCTTCAATGCTATGGGATTAAAATAGATATTCAACTTAGATCTGGAGGCTACAGATAAGGTGACAGAAAAAGACCTAAAGCGAGTGGCCAAGTGTTACAGGACCTAGCAAAGCATTCCCGGGAGTCTATTTATGGGGGAACAAACCAAGACGCCTTTGCCCAAGCCGATGATATTGAGACCAAAGCTGAAAATACGTTTAACTTTGAAGCCTCCGGTGAAGGGACACGCAAAGCCAATGAAAAATCTTCCGAATTGGTGGCCAGCCCCCGGGTGAGTCCTAATTCTAAGGAAACAGAAGGCCAAGAAATGAATGTTGCTAATTTTTAATCAAGGTACCCAAAAAATATGGCTGAAATTACAAGTAGTAAACTGGCAAGCAACAAGGATTCAATGTTTGGCATAGATCCTGAGAATATTATTCGATAATTGTTGCCCCCTCTTTATTAGCTTATTAACAAATTCATCAGCCACTGCAGTAAAATTAGCTCCTACTTCATCATCGGTATAATTTTTTATGAAAACCTCAGATGAATGGGGTTACTTCTTATCTTTCTTAGTAAACCAACAGACCTATTTGAACTTTATTCTACATGGATTTTCAATGGGTGTAATTCTTTGCCTTTCAGAATTAGAAATCTCCTACTCGGTTGTTTTCCTCTGTTTCATAGTATCGGTTTTTAATTCGACGTAATTACTATAGACGAAATAAAAAGACAAATAGATTTTCAGATAGTAGTTGCAGATAAAGATTTTTTAAAATCTCGTCTTTTCATTTTCTCGTTCGTTTTTAAAGTGTCAACCGAAACAGACTATACCGATATGAAAGCGACAATAAATACTGCTGCACGATTTTTGATAGGAGGGTTTCAAACCGGTTATGGAATATGGCTACTGAAATATTTTTATCGAACTGATGTTCTCTCTGCACCTTTGGAAACGAATCTCCTATTAGGAATCGGGGGACTAGCCTTCTTAGCGGGACTATTCCTTTTTCTTGGCTATAAGGTGAATACAGCAGCAATTCTACTAATTGGTATAACAATAGGCACTATGCCGTTATTCTCACATACCTTTCTAGATTTCTTTGAAAGTCTCGCCCATATAGCCGGGCTCCTGCTTTTAGTACAAAATGATTCAGGAGAAACCTTTTTGGAATATGCCCAGACAGATATAGAAAATGTCCCCTACTACAAAATGTAATCTAAACTATAAAACCTAGTCAATTATGTTACCCAATAAACTAGATATTACTAAAGCCCAGAAAAAAGACTTGGAAAATGTTAAGCAACTACTTAGAAAATGCCAGCTACCGAGTAGTGATCTTACTAAACATCATATGGATCATTTCTTTTTGCTTAAGTCTGGAAATAAGATTCATGGAAGTGTAGGCCTAGAGATTTTCGAACCTTACGGGCTACTTCGATCATTGGCTATAAAGAAAGAAATGCGAGAGCAGGGTTATGGAAAACTATTGGTAAACCAAATAGAAAACTATGGCCACGAACAAGATATAAAACGAATTTACTTGCTTACCACTACTGCCCAAAACTTTTTCAAAAAGAATGATTATAGGAATATAAACCGGAATCGCATCCCTCAAAATGTAAAAAAGAGCAAAGAGTTTTCTTCTCTTTGCCCAGAATCAGCTGCTTCAATGGTCAAATACTTTAATAAATAATAAACAACAAAACACTTCTACTGTTATGTGCATTGATATAAAAATTCTAAAATCATCTTGCTGTAAAACAACTGACTCTATTATCACAGATCAACTAGAGGCTGCCTCGACTAACACAGGTACCAATTTTGATCTCGAAATCCTTTCTGACTTACAGGAAACCATGAAATATGGAGCAATAAATTTTCCCTCTCTTGTGGTAAATGGAGAGGTGTATGACTATGCAGATTTCAACACCGTACAGGATTTAGAACTCATCCTTAAAAAACATTCTAACATATAAGCTTACAGGTTATGGAAACGTTTTTTGATCAGTTTATCTCACTGGCGGACTATTTAGTTTATGATGCGATAAATATATCCCGGGAGCTATGGTATGCTGAAGCGCTACACTTCTTCATTGCCAATTTTTCTAAAATTTTTGTACTCCTGGTCATTGCCATCTACATAATGAATCTCATCACTGATTACTTATCATATGAACGAATTGGTGCCTATTTAGAAAAGAATAAACAATTAGGCACAGGAAATATTCTCGCATCCTCCCTGGGTGTTGTAAGCCCCTTCTGCTCCTGTTCTTCGGTCCCCTTATTTGTGAGCATGATGCAGGGCAGAGTCCCCTTGGGCATCTCGTTATCATTTTTGATTACTTCTCCCTTAGTAAACGAAGTGGCCATTGCAGTATTTTGGGCAACTTATGGTTGGAAAGTTACATTTATATATGTGGCTTCGGGAATTATTCTCGGCGTAATTGGAGGAATAACCCTAGAAAAACTGGGATATGAAAAACATGTAGCCGATTGGATTAAGGACCTAAACTATAAGGAAACAACAGTTCAACAAGAATCCAGGACCTTTCGAGAGCGCCTTACAGATATTCACCAGGAGGCCTCAACTACCATTATTAAATTAGTACCATATATTTTCGTTGGCATGGTTGCCGGTTCTTTAATTCATGGATATGTTCCCCGGTCATTTTTCCAGCACTACATGCCCGAAAACAGCCTATTTGCTGTCCCCTTGTCAGTCATTATGGCTATCCCACTCTATCTTGATGCAGTGAGTGTTCTGCCCGTTATTGAATCCTTAATTGGTAAAGGAGTACCTATGGGAACAGCAATTGCCTTTATGATGGGAGCTATTGGGTTATCCCTGCCAGAAGCACTACTGTTAAAGAAAGTGATGAAAAAGAAACTACTCATTGCATTCTTTACAACAATCGGCATAGGCATGGTTATATCCGGATACTTCTTTAACATGATATTTTAACACTCATAATAATGAATGTATAGCACCAATTTGATTTAATCGCAAAATTACGATAATATAAATATTCATTTTAATACAACCCTAAGAAGATGACTGAGCAACTATGGATGCAATATTCCGATCCGATATGCAACTACTTTAAAAAAAGAACGGGTGATCGAGCACTTTCCTGTGACCTAATGCAAGACACCTTTACTAAGATTGTGGATCACAGGAAGCAGCTGGATGATATTGATAACCCCAAAGGGTGGATCTATCGCATAGCGCGAAACCTGCTTATTGATTACAGGCGAAAGATGAAAGAAACTTCAATATCTGATGACAATTTAGCTGCCTTAACTATGGATGTGGAAAATACGGATTCTAATGTCAATGATATTGCAGAATGCTTGCATCAACTTATTAACGAGTATGAAGGTAGTGACCAAAAGATCTTATCTCATGTATTTAAAAAATCAATAACTCAAAAAGAAATGGCTCAATACCTAGAAATACCATACAGCACATTTAAATCACGAGTTCAAAAAGCCAGAAAAGAAATCATTGATGAATTCAACAAGCGTTGCTGTAAATTAAGGTATGATAATAACGATCGTATTATTGGTTGTGCTCCAACCAACTAATAAATAGAGGTTTTATCGCATGATTCATATCAAGTTGCTGCTAGCGATTGCCCAATTCAGATTTTATACGGCTTATGAGGAGCCCGTTTACGATGTGTATTTTTGATGATGCAATCAGCCATAGCTGACGCTTTATAACAAAAAACTGACTGTGGACTTAAGTAACATATTTTACCATTACATTGCATTTTAAAAAATCTTGAAATTGAATTTCAAAACCGATTTTTGCACCTTCCCATAAATACACATAGACACTCATAAAACTTGAAATATATTCTACTTGTCATTGTAAGTATCGCCATCGACACCAACCCTCACTGAAATTTTGTATCATAGGGTTCTACCATCCAATCGAAATACGACCAACAATAACAGGGAGGGATGTATGTGCGGACGATATACGCTTATTGAAAGCGATGCAGAAATTGAAACGTGGTTTGATGCGACCATGGAAGAGGGAGAGCAGTACGGGCCAAACTATAACGTAGCCCCGACTCATAGCATGCCGGTGGTGGGGCAGAACCGAGAGGGCCAACGTACCATCCAGCATTTCCGCTGGGGACTGTTGCCGTTCTGGGCAAAGGAAAAGAAAATGAGCTACAGCATGATCAACGCCCGGGCGGAATCAGTCGACACCAAGAAATCTTACAAGCGTTCATTCGAAAAATACCGGTGCCTGATTCCAGCCAGCGGATTCTACGAATGGAAGGGCGAAAAAGGCAACAAAACGCCCTACTATATTCACCCGACCCATGAACCGATGTTTGCATTTGCGGGCATCTACAACGTGTGGGAATCTCCCGAAGGAGAGAACATACCGACCTATAGTATTATCACAACCGACGCAAATAAAAAAATGAAGGCTCTGCACGAACGTATGCCGGCTATGCTCCTAAAGGAGGAGTGGACGGAATGGCTGAATCCTAATAACCATAACACCAAGGCCCTGAAAGACTTGCTTACTCCTTTTCCCGATGATGGAATCGATTATTACCAAG
It encodes:
- a CDS encoding sensor histidine kinase, giving the protein MKNIPNRKILDVIPGFFYILNKERNFIRVNDNFVEELGYTREEIEIMHPLDFHFEEDHERIKKRIQSVFKSGGVKFVDKLKRKNGSHGWYQITSTRFKQNGEYYIMGTGIDISERIEFEQRLKYKNKLQSKLFENAPVGIVTVDSNGNLLDSNNKFEKIFKYKKEEVIGKNIDDLISTCHREEGNKDLIKLKEVDKEGTFEEESIRICKDGTEVEVLVAGIPVVVTNHETIYYILYCDISERVEYMNKLETSLVEKKVLLKEVHHRVKNNLAVVMSLLQLKKFNIDDDHILKTLIECENQILTIAQIHEKLYASNSLISVQMEHYVNDFTKVIKKSYDFTHKIEMNVDCDSFELDINQAIPCALIINEVLSNSFVHAFKSKFKGNVDISVKEIEGKVSISIKDNGAGISAKQLEKKSLGFDIIRQLIKQLEGELSIKNQNGVLVEFLFEKQKIKGSRSAIGGYSTVS
- a CDS encoding LytR/AlgR family response regulator transcription factor, which produces MENNQTFLTKILAKDSDRQILVGVSKIFWIESSGNYAILHLENTEYIIRSSLKKLLKKLDPQNFIRVHRSSIVNINKVKAIEPWFTGDAHIFLLNGKKIKMSRNYKQALNKFKV
- a CDS encoding GAF domain-containing SpoIIE family protein phosphatase, which gives rise to MDISPVADLVNKSKELSDESDSLRRALDELTMLNDLSLSISGTIDTNKIMDSIIDRAICFIGAEQGNIVLIREKDEGNTEMLVKSTCSSKELSTIGPQENILGWIESNQKPLRVNDPQVNTKYIDKKNKRGLKSILSVPLMVRSQLIGVLSIYNKKNSGSFTKQDEQLLSIIGSQSAQVLENARLNEKEQRLNEIEKEVEVANKIQGQLLPDEAPLLKQYNLLGKNITAKTVGGDYYDFIKLDDHRWVICLGDVSGKGLPASLLMSNLQALIRGELPCHSEIEVLLENVNNKLFQNTSNDKFATLFVGILNLRSHSFTYSNAGHEYPFLIHTDKSFDRLMKGGVPLGVMENQKFESETIKFIPGDKLVIYSDGLIDSRDKRNEEYGEKRLQRLLLKAVRNSSSELIDNIFNDSTKHSQQSNLFDDMTAVVLSRTE
- a CDS encoding NAD(P)-binding domain-containing protein, with the protein product MNTQAPVAIIGAGPVGLAAAAHLIERGKQPIIFEAGNEIGYSIKQWQHVQLFSPWEFNVDKASKRLLQKEGWEMPPEDQLPTGKELREEYLLPLASLPTMQSQIKLNAEVTAVSKKNWDKVKDYDREKYPYVLKVKLAKDQEYIIEAKSVIDASGTWFNPNPIGSSGIPAPGEKHNQGYIAYGIPDVKERLKKEYQNKSVTVVGSGHSAMQVVLDLLKLQESHPETKIHWIMRSTNLDKVFGGGEDDQLEARGELGIRARKAIENDQIKLHTPFLLQRIEEIEDHPHNLRITGDQNGSQKYFTTDRIVGTTGFRPDLNMIREVRTNIDPGIESVGDLAPLIDPNIHSCGTVHPHGINELKHPDENFFITGIKSYGRAPNFLLATGYEQVRSIAAYLTGDYEAANSIELNLPDTGVCSTDFILDTEKNGNSENSTNTGCCGTNKQETQQENDCSC
- a CDS encoding MFS transporter, with the translated sequence MEPINKKLNKKTTALVKKMISKIKSLLKTTNKKQIRLVIYLSITQLIGWGTLYYAFSLFVDPLHTTYGWTKSEINTALTLGFITWAASAPFIGTALDSFGGRKVMSFGSLLGAISLLVWAQSSSLFMLYGAWILMGVAMASALYKPAFYVLTMRFPESYKKVITWLTLAGGFASTIFIPAIEFAINTIGWHYSLISMAACNLFIAVPIHFLKLPSKDSYKKQRTPNKKLLDFQLFKEDDFKVQTFWGLNLWFVILNSITTGITFLLIPLLSEVGTDQSIIIFSFSMIGPMQVVGRFIMMWFDKNLHALKVGTIVTLLAPLGIAFAAIFPKSLIALLLFAIFFGTSKGIMTIIKGTIVAEQMDFSVYARTNGWLALFSKIAKAVTPTAMAGLWALTGDPILTLGVIGLLGIIAPLGIWLVKKDNN
- a CDS encoding sigma-70 family RNA polymerase sigma factor yields the protein MTEELYKKYSEEVRYYLLDQVGKREVAKDLTQDTFNKVLSNKEKLKNVDNHEAWVFRIAQNTLIDYTRKKKEDSLIDSEIIDSTDFHEQVSDIELISDCLYELIEEYSQEQQDILLDVFTKSLTQKEAANYLDLPYSTFKSRVQKARSVILAEFRKRCCQLKYNQHGEIIGCESAK
- the arsN2 gene encoding arsenic resistance N-acetyltransferase ArsN2, yielding MLPNKLDITKAQKKDLENVKQLLRKCQLPSSDLTKHHMDHFFLLKSGNKIHGSVGLEIFEPYGLLRSLAIKKEMREQGYGKLLVNQIENYGHEQDIKRIYLLTTTAQNFFKKNDYRNINRNRIPQNVKKSKEFSSLCPESAASMVKYFNK
- a CDS encoding thioredoxin family protein, producing MCIDIKILKSSCCKTTDSIITDQLEAASTNTGTNFDLEILSDLQETMKYGAINFPSLVVNGEVYDYADFNTVQDLELILKKHSNI
- a CDS encoding permease encodes the protein METFFDQFISLADYLVYDAINISRELWYAEALHFFIANFSKIFVLLVIAIYIMNLITDYLSYERIGAYLEKNKQLGTGNILASSLGVVSPFCSCSSVPLFVSMMQGRVPLGISLSFLITSPLVNEVAIAVFWATYGWKVTFIYVASGIILGVIGGITLEKLGYEKHVADWIKDLNYKETTVQQESRTFRERLTDIHQEASTTIIKLVPYIFVGMVAGSLIHGYVPRSFFQHYMPENSLFAVPLSVIMAIPLYLDAVSVLPVIESLIGKGVPMGTAIAFMMGAIGLSLPEALLLKKVMKKKLLIAFFTTIGIGMVISGYFFNMIF
- a CDS encoding sigma-70 family RNA polymerase sigma factor — translated: MTEQLWMQYSDPICNYFKKRTGDRALSCDLMQDTFTKIVDHRKQLDDIDNPKGWIYRIARNLLIDYRRKMKETSISDDNLAALTMDVENTDSNVNDIAECLHQLINEYEGSDQKILSHVFKKSITQKEMAQYLEIPYSTFKSRVQKARKEIIDEFNKRCCKLRYDNNDRIIGCAPTN
- a CDS encoding SOS response-associated peptidase; translated protein: MCGRYTLIESDAEIETWFDATMEEGEQYGPNYNVAPTHSMPVVGQNREGQRTIQHFRWGLLPFWAKEKKMSYSMINARAESVDTKKSYKRSFEKYRCLIPASGFYEWKGEKGNKTPYYIHPTHEPMFAFAGIYNVWESPEGENIPTYSIITTDANKKMKALHERMPAMLLKEEWTEWLNPNNHNTKALKDLLTPFPDDGIDYYQVSKAVNSVKNNSEELIEPASR